In the genome of Chryseobacterium sp. 52, the window ATATGATAATATTGCTTTTAAGTTTATTCGCAATAATTTCAAAAGCCCAAAACAAAACGTTAACCAAACAACAGATACACGAGGATTTAGAATTCTTAAGAAAAACTCTTGATGAGAAATCCTCCTATGTTTATTTAAACGGGTACAACTTCAACAGTGACTTTGATCATTATCTGAAAACTACAGGAGACTTTACCCAACTTGAAGATTTTGGATTATTTCTAAGTAAAGTAATCGGAAAAATTGGCGACAGGCATTCTTTTGTAAGAGGTCATAAATCCGATGATTCGCTTTTTCTGCCTTTTACTTATGCTTGGGTAAACAATAATGCTGTTATATTAAAACGAACTACAAACAAAGAATATGAATTCTTAAACAGCAGATTTCCTTATCTTAAAAAAATTGATGGGATTCCAATCGAAAACTTTCTGCAAAAAATTCTGCCAGAAGAAATTACAGCACCAAGGGATGCCTTTTTTACGAGAGCAGTAAAAAAGCTGAGAGATATTCAGAAAAACTACAAAACTTTGAACAAAACATTACCCAATGAAATTCCGTTGACACTCTCCGATGCTACATCCCAAAAAGATACGATCATAACAGTTACTCCTGTTGGAATGAAAAAAATGTCAAGCAGTTGGGATGAAAAATTGGAAAAACCTTATATTCGTACAGAATATGAGGACTACAACAAGCCGGAACTCTTCAGACAACTCTTCAATATAAAAGACTCCATAGGATATATTCATCTTCCTGCAATGGTCGACAGAGAAGACGCACCTCTCTTATTTGACGAAATCAATTCTTTTATGAAGTCTATCCGGAGCAACAGCAAAGCCTTGATTATCGATGTTAGAAATAATGGTGGTGGTAGTCGTGACATCACTTATGAATTGGCTAAATATTTTATTCATCCCGATTCTATCTACGTCGTTAACCTTACCAAGCAAAGAGCACCCATTCCTTTGCCAAAAGAATACAAAGAAAGTTTGCACAGCAGAAATTTATTTTCCTTTTCTGAATTAGACAAACAAGAACAGAGAAGTGCAACAAAATATTTAAAAACCTTCAAGCCAATGTATAATTTGGACAACAAAAAATACAGCGAATATTATTTTGGAGTTTTTAATGGAAAAAAATTAGCCAACCAATCTTTTTATTACAATAAGCCGGTCTATATTTTAGCAAACGAAAAAAGTTTTAGTGCTGCGTCTGTTTTTGTTGCAGTATTCAAAGGAATTCCCAATATAAAAATTGCCGGAATTACAACTGACGGTTCAAGCGGTAACAGTGAAAGATTTGAATTGCCAAATTCGGAGGTAAGTATAAAAATCAGCACAATGGTTTCTTTTCAAAAAGACGGCAAAATATTAGACGGTTTTGGAACAGAACCTGACATCAAGATTGAAAGAGACTTTAATCAGGTTCTTTGGAAATCTGACACACAAATTGACAGATTACGCCATTTGATATTGAGCGAAAACTAAAAAACGATGCACAATAGTCTGGCAAATGTAAAAGACAGTATAAATTCAAATATCTGATTCTTTACCCAATCCATAAAAATATCCCCGCTACCGCACGAATCCTTTCGTGTGGTTGAGTATAGTACATTAAACTTTCTAAAAGAATGTCTTTGTATTCATGTCTAATAAAAGCATCCACTCAATCTACAACAGCAAAACTTATGAAATACAATCCTCCAGGATTGTTGAATTAGTAATGACGACTTATCAATTATGTTTTTATAAAGATAAAAGCTTCCTGAAAAAGTCTTTGGAAATAGAACCACACGAAAGGATTCGTGCGGCAGCGAGCGGAATTGAAAGACTGTAAAGGTCAAGTCCAAATTATGGCAGATATTCTTGAGAAAGAAAGAATAGAATTACAAAATAAAAAAGCCACCAATTAGGTGGCTTTCATTTATGCATCATTTAATCTATAATCTATAAGTCTTTTAGCGATTTCTTCGTTTGAGATACCTTCATAAGTATTAACATATTCTTCAGCCATTTCTTGAACTGCATCTAAAGGAAATAGTTCAACATATTTATTTCCATTTTTTTCAAATATTAAGTCACCATCTGTATCCTCGATTCCAAAAATTGCAATTTCCGAATTAAGATCTATTGAATCTTTAAAACAAGCAATAAGAGCTTCAGATTCATTATCTAAAGATTGTGTTTGACAAAACTCTTTATAGGGGCTTCCATTTCTGAAAGACTGAATTAATTCTACTAATTTCATATTTATAAAAATTTCAAATAAGGCATTGGTTTTCTCAATGCCTTATTATTAATATTACAATTCAACTGATTATCCTTGTTCAATTAACTCTAAAAATATATTTTGCAAATCGCCGTTTAATTTTTCTCTTTTCCTCCAATATTTATGGTAAACTCGTCAATTTACAAGTAATTGTTTCGGCATTCATAATTAAAACTCATAATATTATCTTAAGAAATTGCTTAATAACTCTGAAATGTTCTCATCTTTCATTTCATAATACTTATCATCCACTTCATTTAATTTGTCAAATAATATATCGTCGAAATCTACAATTTTTGAAAATTCTCTATTAAAAATTAGAGATCTAAAATCATCTTCTATCAAATATTCTTCATTAACAAGATGGGTTGCTGCATCTAATAAATTAGCTCTTTGATATGCTTCTATTAATTTTAAATTTTTAATAGTTAAATAAGCAAATTGTCCGTAAGAATTTAAGAAATATTGGTGAAATCCACCATTTTCAACTTGCCATTGAAATAAAATAACAGTATAAACAACTTGTTGAGCTTTTGGTAAATTCAAAACATGGTTATACCATGCATCACAATCCTTTAATATTTCTTCGTCTAATCCTTTTACTGCTTCAGAATAAGTTTTATCAATTATATTTTCCATATTTAATTATTTTTTAAATGCTCCAGGGTACATCTTTTTATTCATTTGAATCAATTCTTGTAATGCACTATTAGGGATACCTTGATTACCATAAACACGTCTTAGTTCAAAAACATCTCTTGCAAGAACCTGTCGAGCATTTGTAAAACTTCCAGGTCCTCTTGTTATTTCCATTCTACCAATTCCCCGCTACCGCACGAATCCTTTCGTGTGGTTTAGTATAGTAAATTAAACTTTCTAAAAGAATGTCTTTGTATTCATTTCTAATAAAAGCATCCGCTCAATCTACAACAGCAAAACTTATGAAATACAATCCTCCAGGATTGTTGAATTAGTAATGACGACTTATCAATTATGTTTTGAGAAAGATAAAAACTTCCTGAAAAAGTCTTTGGAAATAGAACCACACGAAAGGATTCGTGCGGCAGCGAGCATGTATAAAGAAATAAAAAAAGCTCCTAAAATAGAAGCTTTTTGTGACTTCGGAGGGGTTCGAACCCCCAACCCTCGGAGCCGAAATCCGATATTCTATCCAGTTGAACTACGAAGCCTGTTTCATAAGCAGTGAATAAGAAGCTATGAATACTCCAATTCATCAGTTGCTATGATTTAAGACTGCGAAAATACTGTTTTTTTTACAATTTATAAAGACTTCAAAGTTTAATTCTGATAATTATTTACAGGACTGCAGAATGATGCGTTGAAAGTAATATCCAACAAAAGAAATAGGCTCGGGACAAATAATTAAAAATCAGATATTTAAAAACAGGATATGTAACATTCAAAATAAACTGTAGACTTATAGACGAAACATATGATACATTTCACAGATTAAAAATTATGAGAAATAAAATATTTTCTGTCCTTTTATTTTGCTGGACAGTCACACTTTCTGCACAAAATAAAATTCCCAATGATGAATATGCCAAGGCTAAAGAGATCATTAGAGATCTGGATTCCATCGTTTCACCCAATGGTATTCAGGAAAATTATCCTGTCACTATAGGAAATATAAAGCAGCAGGTATATGTAAGAGGGCAGAATAAAGAAAACCCGATTATCTTATTTGTTCATGGCGGACCAGCCTCGCCCATATCTCCTGTCATGTGGATGTTTCAGAGGCCCATTGAGGAATATTTCACGGTGGTTAATTATGATCAGAGAGCAGCAGGAAAAACATATGCAACTAATGATACCGTTAATTTAGGAAAAACCATACACATTGATCAATATGTAAAAGATGTTATTGAACTGGCAGAGTATATTGAGAAAAAATATAAGAAGAAAAAAGTCATACTGATGGGGCACAGCTGGGGAACCATCGTTTCTATGAATGCAGCTCTAAAAAGACCGGATTTGTTCTATTCTTACGTAGGTATAGGTCAAATCATCAATACCAGAGATAATGAACGGCTAAGTGTGGAATATGCTTTAAAAGAAGCAACCCGTCTGAAAAATAATGAAGCAATTAAGGAGTTAAAATCTATTTCTCCATATCCCGGAAACGAGCCAATCACGAGAGAAAGGATAATCATCGCTAGAAAATGGCCTCAATATTATGGTGGATTAACGGCTTTCAGAAATAACTCAAGATACTATTTTCAGGCACCTCTGCTTTTCTCAGAGTATTCGGAAAAGGATCTTGACGCTCTTGGCGCAGGAAGTCTTTTTACATTGAAAAGACTTTTACCCGAATTTTTAAATGCTGATTTTAAAAGTATAAAAAGCTTTCCGATCCCTGTCTTTATGTTCATGGGACGACATGATTACACCACACCTTCTGAACCTACAGACACATGGCTCCGAAACGTAAAAGCCCCAGCCAAAAAGGGAATCTGGTTTGAGAATTCCGCCCATCTGATTCCCTGGGAAGAACCCGGAAAAATGCTGGTTAGCTTATTGAATGATGTTCTTCCAACTGTCACAGACAAAAAATAACACCTACCAGTTATAAAAAACAAAAAGCCTTACATCCTGAGATGTAAGGCTTTTTATATTGAATATTTTTTTAGACTTAGAAGGTAATCTTTACTCCTCCCAGAACCTGTGCACCTAAGACTTTATAGCCTTTGTACGTCTGGTAATTAGAGTTTAGAAGATTGTTTCCGATGGCAAAGACACTAAAGTTTTTATGGAATTTATACTCAGCAGAAAGGTTTAAATCTGCATAGCCGCCAACTTTATCATTCCTGTTTTCCGTAGACTGGTAAACCAGGTTTGGATTGGCAACCCCTTCAATCGCGAAAGAGTTTGTGGTTCTGTCACTTGCAAAGATTCCTTTAAACCCTAACAGTAGCTTTTTATCAAGCATTGTATATTTTGCTCCGATGCTCGCATTTACTAAAGGAACGTTATAAATATCTGCATAATTCTTCAAATCGTACTTTGTAAACCTTATTTCACCATCTAAAATTAGATTTTCAAGCGGAAAATACTGTACGCTTCCCTTAATATCACTTACATTCCCATCATCATAAACAGCAGAGAATGTATTCGCAAAATTATAAGCAGAACGGTTCAAAGTATAAACATTGTCGAAAAGGTTGTTCCCCTGGAAGAACATAATATTCCTCATTTTTCCGTAACCGGCAGAGAAGTCATATTTGAACGTTTCGTCGATATCTCCACGTAAACCTACATAAAAATGATATTGTGTCTCTGTTGGCTTTAAAAACTGATCAGAAAGAATGAATGGGTTCGCCTGAAGAAGGTCTCCGTATGTATTAAGCTTTAGTCCACCGTCTACTCCACCATAGAATTTAAATTCTTTAGCGGCAGCCACCTGAAACTCAGCCTGTGGAAACCAATAGGTTTTGTTATTTTTCACTTCTCCGCCTAATGCATCATTTGAATTTTTAGCATTCAGGAAAGAAAATCCGGAACCTAACATTAAGTAAGAATCTCCTTTTCTGAACGTTACTTTCGGAGTAAGGCTCATATTAACGAAATTGGAAGAGTTCTTGTTGACAATCGCAAAATCTGTTTTCACTGCTTCTACTCCAACACCTAAATCTGCATTCAGATTAATACCTGACTTCCCGATCTCAACGGCATGCTTGGAAAGATTGGCCAAAATGGAAACCTGATTTTCCTGTGCATCAAAATGATCTTTCAGGAAAGATGATTTTACCCTTACATCATTTAAGATCTCATTGGAATAAAAATCATAATATCCGTTTACTTTGAACTGGCTGACCCTTTGCTTCAAATCTACATCCGCACCAGGTGTCAGTGCATAAATTCCGTAATATCTGTTATTATCCAGTCCGTATTGGGCATTCAGATTGAATTTTCCTTTTTCACCATATGAATTTAAGTACGCTCCAATAGATGTGGAACTCTGCTTAGAATCCCAGTCATACTCTTTTTTCAGACCTAAAGTGGAAAGGAAATGGAAATCTGCTCCTACTTCCAGTTTATTATCAAGAGTTTTAGAAATATTGGCATCACCCAAAATTTTCCCAAAGTTCCCCATTCCAAACTGTAAATAATTGTTCTGAGCCGTTCCTTCAAATTTCGGAGTAACATCCTGCCCCTGAATTGTAGACGTTTTAAAATCCGAAACCGCAGGTACATCCGTGATGGTATATTTCACGGGATTCTGTGATTTCTCTTCCGGCGGATAATTCTTGATGGTTTCCACAGAAGTTTTCTTCTTCTCAATCTTCTTCACCTCCGGCTCCCGCTTCTTATTAAGAATCAGTTTTTCCTCTTTGATCTGGGAAAACGCAAACTGCGAAAACCCTAAAAATAATATGGATAATAATTGAATTTTTCTGTTCATTATTTTTTTGTATTTAAGTATTTAAGTAAAACGTATTAATGATTTTTACATGAATACATTGTACATGAATACAGTAGTACACTTACTTTTTAATCTGCTTTTTAACCTCTTTTGCTTCTGCTACGATCTCAGGGAAATCTTTGTAGTTCTCGATGATCTGGTCGCAGGTATAACTTGCCTGATAATTATCTTTCAGCCCAATATAGTTTTTAGCCATCATTACCAGAGATTTTGCCCCCCAGTAATCTTCTGATGCATAATTGTTGGCCAGTTTAAAGATCGTCTCGTTGGAAGACTTAAATGCCTTCCCTTTGTTCTGATAGTAAGCTTTTGCATATAATGCTTCCGCTGCTACAGATGTATTGGACGACTTTTCAAGAGAAGTATATGCTGTTTGTGCATCTTTATCTTTTCCTGAATTCATCAAGCTTCTTGCTTTGATCACTTTTGCCGTTTCAATAACTGCCGCCGAGTTTTTCGTATTGGCAATCACCGCATCAGCCAGTTTTTCAGCCTGAGAAAAGTTTTTCTCATCCGCATACATCTTCATCAACTCTACATTAGCGTAGTTTTTAATATTGATGTCGGAAGAGTTTTTGATATTCTCCAGATACTTTTTAGCCTCTGTACTGTTACCCTGAGCTACGAAAATCTGCGCCAGACGGGTCTGTGCATCATCCTGATAATCATTTTGTACCGATGCTACTTCCTGTAATACAAGAAGTGCCTTCGTCGCATTATTGGTCTGGTAATAACTTTCTCCCAGCTCGTATTTAGCCTGATAAAGACCTTCTCCTGTAGGATTCTGAGTTAGATATTTTTCGTAATAAGAGATTGCATTTTTGTAGTCTTTCTTGGTGAAATACTGTTTCCCGGTAGAAAGGTTGATTTCATCGATCTCAGCAGCATCTACATTCACTCCGATATTCTTCGCAAAACTTTCGTATCCGGAAACGTCACCGTTTTTCGTGAAAATAGGTTTTGCAGCCTGAACGATTTTTTCAGCATACGCTGTATTTTTATACTGCTCGCCTAAAGATTTAAGCTCAGAAAGTGCTTTATCGCTTTGGTTCTGGTCAATATAATTCTGCGCTCTGTAAATAGATGCATTGGCAATAAGATCTTTATCCGAAGATGTTTTGATCACTTTCGCAAAATAATCATTGGAGTTGGCAAAATCATCCTGAGCGGAGTAAGCGGTTCCCATTTCATATTGAGCATCATCATAATATTCAGAATCCGGATATTTAGATAAAAGATTTTTCAGATTGGTGATCTTCGCCTGCGTATCGCCTTTAAATCCTAAAGCCATGGCTTTTTGGTATAAAGTATAATCCGTAGCATCTTCATTCTTATCGTAAATCGCAATAGCCTCGTTCAGATCATTGTTGGCATAATGAATATCTGCCAGACGAAGTTCTGCGTCATTTTTAAATTCAGGTTTCGGATTGCCAAGGTATTGCTTAAAATATGTCTTCGCCTGATCGAATTTTTTAGCTTTAAAATAAGCATATCCTAAATCATAAGATAACTGCTGCTTTTCAGGGAAGCTTTCATTGAGAAGCTTTTCATAACGAACAATGGCAGACGGATAATTCCCTTTCTGGTAATACACCTGTCCTAACCAGTACAGTGCTCTGTTATAAAATTCTTTATTGATATTAAATCCTAAACTTCTCAGGAAATACTTTTCTGCCTCATCATAATTCCCTTTGTTGAATTCCTCTGTTCCTAACAGATAAGAAACTTCCTGATCTACTTTATTGATCTCAGGAGTAGAACTCTGAAGTCTGTCAATGGCATTCAGCGTTTCCTTATAGTTCCCGGAATATAAATAGGATTTCACAAGAAGTGATCTCATTTCAGGAGCATTTGCATCATTCTGATTGTCGTTGATATAGCTTTGGATAACTCCGGAAGGACTTTCAAACGGGTTTCCGATATCGTAACTTAATTTTGCATACTGTTCGTGCGCTAATTTTTTAACCTTAGCATCGTAATTCATCTGATAAGAAGAACGGAATGCCGAAAGGGCTTCCTGCTTTTTATCTACCGCCAGATAGGCATTTCCTAACTGATAGTAAGCGTTTTGTGCCAGTGCTGAATTGCTGTTGACAAGCTGGTTGTAATAAGAAACCGCTTCATCATATTTTTTAAGCTGAGCGGCTACAAATCCCATTTCATAAAGGTCATTTTCAGACGGATTCTGCTGTACGCTCAAATAATCTTTCAGGTGAGGATACGCCGAAGTATAGTCATTTTTCATAAAATAACTCTCCCCGATGATTTTGTGAACCTCTGCTTTATAAGAATCAGAAATATCTTCGTTCAGCAATGCAGTTCCTTCCGAAATAGCCTGATCATAATTTTTGTCGTTATAGTACATCTGTACATAATAAGGACGTACCAGCTTAGAGAATTTCGGCTGATCTTTTACAGAATCAAAATACTGGAACGCTTTATCACTCTGTCTGTTGGAATAATACAAATGTCCCAACATATAAGCTATATCTCCTTTTTGGGATGCATCAGCTGTTTTATAGGCTTCTTCCAGGGCATCGGTTGCGCCTTTTGTATCACCCGTCATGAATTTAGCATAGCCCAGTTTCAGAATATACTGGGTATTTTCTTCTTTTGAAAGCTGATACTGATTCACTTTTTTCAGGGTCTCTAAAGCCTTGTCAAAATCTTTTTTGGCTAAATAATAATCTGCCAGCGGAAGATTAGCCTGAGCAAAATAAGCAGAATTCGGATATTCTTTCATGAAAGCTGTTAATCCTTCCTCTGCATGATTCTTCTGAAGGATTACCCCAATCACGTTATCAAAAAACTGTGCTGCCTCTTTTCTCGATCTGGACAAGTTCTGATTATAGAAATACTGTCTTGCATATTCGTATTGAGAAGCATTGTATATTTTGGTCTGATAAAGATTTTCGGCTAAATTGAACCTGTAGTTTTCTTTTTGGGTAAAGTATTGAGACTGCTGTGCCTCGGATATTCCGTAATAAAGTACAGCAGCTGCTAAAAGTATTTTTTTTGATTTCATTCTTTATTGAATAAAAAAATTAGTCTTAATAAGTTAACGAAAATATTAAAAACTTATTGTTTAAGCAAGTTTTAAACGGTTTATTAATCTAAAAACGTCA includes:
- a CDS encoding alpha/beta fold hydrolase, producing MRNKIFSVLLFCWTVTLSAQNKIPNDEYAKAKEIIRDLDSIVSPNGIQENYPVTIGNIKQQVYVRGQNKENPIILFVHGGPASPISPVMWMFQRPIEEYFTVVNYDQRAAGKTYATNDTVNLGKTIHIDQYVKDVIELAEYIEKKYKKKKVILMGHSWGTIVSMNAALKRPDLFYSYVGIGQIINTRDNERLSVEYALKEATRLKNNEAIKELKSISPYPGNEPITRERIIIARKWPQYYGGLTAFRNNSRYYFQAPLLFSEYSEKDLDALGAGSLFTLKRLLPEFLNADFKSIKSFPIPVFMFMGRHDYTTPSEPTDTWLRNVKAPAKKGIWFENSAHLIPWEEPGKMLVSLLNDVLPTVTDKK
- a CDS encoding tetratricopeptide repeat protein; translation: MKSKKILLAAAVLYYGISEAQQSQYFTQKENYRFNLAENLYQTKIYNASQYEYARQYFYNQNLSRSRKEAAQFFDNVIGVILQKNHAEEGLTAFMKEYPNSAYFAQANLPLADYYLAKKDFDKALETLKKVNQYQLSKEENTQYILKLGYAKFMTGDTKGATDALEEAYKTADASQKGDIAYMLGHLYYSNRQSDKAFQYFDSVKDQPKFSKLVRPYYVQMYYNDKNYDQAISEGTALLNEDISDSYKAEVHKIIGESYFMKNDYTSAYPHLKDYLSVQQNPSENDLYEMGFVAAQLKKYDEAVSYYNQLVNSNSALAQNAYYQLGNAYLAVDKKQEALSAFRSSYQMNYDAKVKKLAHEQYAKLSYDIGNPFESPSGVIQSYINDNQNDANAPEMRSLLVKSYLYSGNYKETLNAIDRLQSSTPEINKVDQEVSYLLGTEEFNKGNYDEAEKYFLRSLGFNINKEFYNRALYWLGQVYYQKGNYPSAIVRYEKLLNESFPEKQQLSYDLGYAYFKAKKFDQAKTYFKQYLGNPKPEFKNDAELRLADIHYANNDLNEAIAIYDKNEDATDYTLYQKAMALGFKGDTQAKITNLKNLLSKYPDSEYYDDAQYEMGTAYSAQDDFANSNDYFAKVIKTSSDKDLIANASIYRAQNYIDQNQSDKALSELKSLGEQYKNTAYAEKIVQAAKPIFTKNGDVSGYESFAKNIGVNVDAAEIDEINLSTGKQYFTKKDYKNAISYYEKYLTQNPTGEGLYQAKYELGESYYQTNNATKALLVLQEVASVQNDYQDDAQTRLAQIFVAQGNSTEAKKYLENIKNSSDINIKNYANVELMKMYADEKNFSQAEKLADAVIANTKNSAAVIETAKVIKARSLMNSGKDKDAQTAYTSLEKSSNTSVAAEALYAKAYYQNKGKAFKSSNETIFKLANNYASEDYWGAKSLVMMAKNYIGLKDNYQASYTCDQIIENYKDFPEIVAEAKEVKKQIKK
- a CDS encoding TonB-dependent receptor — protein: MNRKIQLLSILFLGFSQFAFSQIKEEKLILNKKREPEVKKIEKKKTSVETIKNYPPEEKSQNPVKYTITDVPAVSDFKTSTIQGQDVTPKFEGTAQNNYLQFGMGNFGKILGDANISKTLDNKLEVGADFHFLSTLGLKKEYDWDSKQSSTSIGAYLNSYGEKGKFNLNAQYGLDNNRYYGIYALTPGADVDLKQRVSQFKVNGYYDFYSNEILNDVRVKSSFLKDHFDAQENQVSILANLSKHAVEIGKSGINLNADLGVGVEAVKTDFAIVNKNSSNFVNMSLTPKVTFRKGDSYLMLGSGFSFLNAKNSNDALGGEVKNNKTYWFPQAEFQVAAAKEFKFYGGVDGGLKLNTYGDLLQANPFILSDQFLKPTETQYHFYVGLRGDIDETFKYDFSAGYGKMRNIMFFQGNNLFDNVYTLNRSAYNFANTFSAVYDDGNVSDIKGSVQYFPLENLILDGEIRFTKYDLKNYADIYNVPLVNASIGAKYTMLDKKLLLGFKGIFASDRTTNSFAIEGVANPNLVYQSTENRNDKVGGYADLNLSAEYKFHKNFSVFAIGNNLLNSNYQTYKGYKVLGAQVLGGVKITF
- a CDS encoding DUF4375 domain-containing protein, whose product is MENIIDKTYSEAVKGLDEEILKDCDAWYNHVLNLPKAQQVVYTVILFQWQVENGGFHQYFLNSYGQFAYLTIKNLKLIEAYQRANLLDAATHLVNEEYLIEDDFRSLIFNREFSKIVDFDDILFDKLNEVDDKYYEMKDENISELLSNFLR
- a CDS encoding S41 family peptidase, with translation MIILLLSLFAIISKAQNKTLTKQQIHEDLEFLRKTLDEKSSYVYLNGYNFNSDFDHYLKTTGDFTQLEDFGLFLSKVIGKIGDRHSFVRGHKSDDSLFLPFTYAWVNNNAVILKRTTNKEYEFLNSRFPYLKKIDGIPIENFLQKILPEEITAPRDAFFTRAVKKLRDIQKNYKTLNKTLPNEIPLTLSDATSQKDTIITVTPVGMKKMSSSWDEKLEKPYIRTEYEDYNKPELFRQLFNIKDSIGYIHLPAMVDREDAPLLFDEINSFMKSIRSNSKALIIDVRNNGGGSRDITYELAKYFIHPDSIYVVNLTKQRAPIPLPKEYKESLHSRNLFSFSELDKQEQRSATKYLKTFKPMYNLDNKKYSEYYFGVFNGKKLANQSFYYNKPVYILANEKSFSAASVFVAVFKGIPNIKIAGITTDGSSGNSERFELPNSEVSIKISTMVSFQKDGKILDGFGTEPDIKIERDFNQVLWKSDTQIDRLRHLILSEN